DNA sequence from the Deltaproteobacteria bacterium RIFCSPHIGHO2_02_FULL_44_16 genome:
TGCGGCTTGTGTTGGACTGATCTCTTTTTTAGAAAATATCATAAATGTCATCCTGAGTGTAACGAAGGATCCCGTGCACGAGATCCTTCACTTCGTTCAGGATGATATCTCAATTATGACACTGGGACACTGCACAACATTTCTTGCTTCAGTGCTGCTAAACGAAACTCCATCAACAACAGAGGACGTTCTTCTTGCGCATGTTGGACCAACAACTTCACCAGAAAACACACGTCCTCCCCCAGATGTGAACTGTTCTATTTACGGAGACACCTATAGCTGCACGGTAGACGATCACCAGCTCGCACGTATTCAAGAAAAAGCATTTGATCCCATTCAATGGGGAGTCGAGAGAAGTTTTTTCATGCTGTTTATTCGCAGTGAACAATTTCGCAATGATCTTGTCCGCTTGCTTCTGACATCTGAAAACATTGAACATGCGGTTGCTATCAGTATTCCAAATCTGCAATGTAAGTCAGGTTCTGAGAGAAGTACATATGGAGGAGCACGTGCAGATCATGAAGCACTTCGTAAAGAAGCTCGAGGTGAAGAGTTGACGGCAGCGCAGGCAAGAAAATTTGGTTTGATCGCCATCAATGAAGGGATTAAGGCCCATCCGCTTCCAAAACAGTTTGAGAATATAGAACAGAATCCATTCTATCTTTATATTCTCAATCGTTCCGAGTTCTATGATATCGCCGATAAAGGAAGCCCTGCCACATTTTTATTTGCTCTTGATGCACATGCGGCCGAGACATATGCGCTGATTCAGAATTTACAGTTGATTGAGAGTTTTACTGATCTTGATGGTGATGAATCTATTCCATGTAGCGTCGTAGATCAGAATATTTGTTCTTCTGGACGCGCTGCCTATCAAGAAGTGGACGTTGCCTTCAATTATGATCCGCAATCGGTCAGTTGCAATGCTTCGATTCAAAATATTGTTTCTGCAAATTATATGCTGCGAACATGTACCGTCCTTGGAAAGGATCATAAATTTACAACTTATCACAGTGCAAATTATAAATTTAACTCTGATTTTCGTGCTTTGGTGGATGTCACGGTTGATATTCAATCCGAAGCAGGTGTCGTTCGCGCGACGCAGACAATCGTGATCGGCGCTATTGCAGCGCAACTTGGTGGTTCCGTTGATGGCAAGATTGATAATGCAACTGGTCGTAAGATGGTCCACGGGGGAGAATCTGCACGAAGAAATGTCTATGCGCGTGAGAGAGCTGTGGTCCGCGCATCTGAAGCTGATCGCCAGCGAACTCCACGCTGTCGTCCCTTGACCCAAGAGTCGAAACCTGAAATGGTTTCGCAGTGACTGCCGAACAAAATACGTTCAATTTTGATATCCAATCTGAAGAAAGTAGGGGCGAACGGCGTTCGCCCTTGGGCGCACAGCCGTGCGCCCCTACAAAACAGTCGCCACCAATTCTCAGCATTACAGAACTCACCACAAACATTCGCGAAATTCTCGAAGGGACATTTACCGATATTTGGATTGTTGGAGAAGTGACAAACTTTCGCAATAATCGCACGAGTCGTCACTGGTATTTTGGATTGAAAGATGAAGGAAGCCAAATCAATGCGATCATGTTTAACGCTTCCAGTTTGAAACTGACGTTTCAGCTCGAAGATGGACTCGAAGTGATTTGTCATGGACGAGTCAATGTCTATCCTCCGCGCGGAAGTTATTCGATCATTATTGATCAGATTGAACCTAAAGGAGTTGGTGCGCTTCAGCTTGCGTTTGAGCAGCTGAAGAAAAAATTGCACGAAGAAGGACTCTTTGCCAAAGAGCGTAAAAAACCGATTCCTTTTCTTCCGAAAAAAGTCGGGGTGATCACCTCACCAACCGGCGCTGCGATTCGCGACATCATCCATGTGATGACACGACGCTTCCCAGGTATCAGTATTTTACTCTCTCCTGTCAAAGTTCAAGGAGAGGGTGCAGCGTTAGAGATTGCGCAGGCAATTCATCGGATGAATCAGCGTGATGATCTTGATGTCCTTATCGTCGGCCGCGGTGGTGGATCGCTTGAAGACTTGTGGGCCTTTAATGAAGAGCCAGTAGCGCGTGCGATTTTTGCTTCTCGCATTCCGATTATTTCCGCGGTCGGTCACGAAATCGATTTTACGATTGCGGACTTTGTGGCGGATGTCCGAGCTGCAACTCCATCCGCTGCAGCAGAGATGATTGTTCCGGTGAAAGCAGAGTTACAGGGACTTCTCATCGAACGGAAACGTCAACTGATGCTGGCATTACAACAAACACTCACGAGTCGTTTGAAGTCTGTGCAGGAAATGCAACGAAGACTCAAGGATCCGTCTCAGCGCTTTCCCGATCTTCTTCTGCGTATTGATGGTTTTCGTAGCCGAGCATCATATGCCATGGAAAATAAAATGGATCGCTGTCGTCAACATTTTCTCAAACTTCTCTCGAACCTCAATCATCTCTCGCCACTTGCCGTCTTATCAAAAGGATATGCAGTTGTTCAGAAAAGAGGGAGCAAAGCTTCCGTAAAATCGACTCAAGAAGTAACGATCAACGAAGAGCTCGATATTTTACTGCATGAGGGAAAGCTTGTTGCGGTGGTAAAGAGCACGAAGTAAAACCACAAAAAATTATTTTGTAAAAAAATACGATCGCAATTCTGCTTCAGAAATATACCGACATGCTTGTCGAAAAATGGCTCGCAATGTTCCTGATGCGATTTCTTTGTGGTTCGGAATTGTTAAAGTTTGTTTCTCTTGCTGAGCAGTAACACGTCGTAACTTGATATGACTTCCTTTTTGAGAATAGACCTCTTGCGTAACCCTGGGTGACACTCGTTGTCATTGCGAGCCCGAAGGGCGTGGCAATCTCCTCTGTTTACTCGGGAGATCGCCACGCTTCGCTCGCGATGACATCCAAGTGTATCTCTTTGAAAACAAAAACTTTATAGGCTGGATTCTATTGAGGTTATGCAAGAAGTCTAATGGATTTCAAAATCAAATTTTTGAAAAATAGTGATAAGTTCTTTTGTAGAGACATGCTTCAACTTAGGCGGCATGTGGGATTGGTTCCAGTTCGATGGTAACGAGGAGAGTTGGATGCGGCGCTAAATTAAATTCAGCCAGATTTTCACCTTCCAAATGAAGAGCAACCGCTTCTTGAAGATTTGAAACCACTTCATCGATAGTTTTCCCTTGGGTGACCACCGCAATTTCATGGCATTCAGCAATATAATGTCCATTTTCACGATGAATAAAAGCTTTGATGGTTTGATGCATAGTACCTCCAATTTGCATCATTATAGTAGCGGTTCTCAATAACTGAGGCAAATTCTATTTTATGAAGATTAACCATTCATCGGTGAGGTCACCATCTTTGCCATTTGATCAAACACGAACGACATGAATCTGCTTTTATCGCTGTTGGGCATTTCTTTAATCATCACTCCGGTTTCGTAACTGATGTTTGATATTTTTGTCTGCCACATCACTTCTGCTTCAGCGCGAATCGGAGGTTCGCCTTCTTTGAGTTCAATTTCGATTTCAAGCATGGTTCCGTTATCGAGAGGAGCCGGAGTCATAAGGCGCAGTCCGCCTAAACTGATGTCACTACTCATGGCAGCAATGGGATCGTCATCGTTGGTGTCTCTGGCTTTGCCGATGACGCGATAGCCGATGCCTAAAGCAAGGTCGAGCCGCGCATACTTTCGTCGTTCTGCTCCAGTAGTCATATCCGATCCTTTCGTTGAGGGTGTCATACATATGTGTCCCACTTTGTTTTATCAAGAAAATGCTTTTGACGGCCTCACGACCCTATAGTAGGGGGAGAGCATGAGCGCCAAAAAAGAAAACACTCCCTTTGAACATTTACTGACAGAGCTTGAAGGCATTGTACGAAAACTTGAGAGCGGAGAGTTGACTCTTGATGATTCGCTGGCTCACTTTGAAAAAGGGATTTCTCTTGCTCGCGCATGCGAAACCAAGCTCGAAGAAGCCAAAGGGACCATTGAGAAATTGATCGTCACCGCGTCAGGTGGAGAAAAAACGCTCCCTTTTGAATCTGAAAATGTTTGAGTGCAACATGGATCTCACCTCCTATCTTCAAGAACGAAAATCATTGATTGAAGCTGAGCTTACTCGTTCCCTGAAAGATTCGGAAATCCCGAAAACTCTTCGTCAAGCTATGACCTATAGCCTTGAAGCTGGCGGAAAGCGTCTTCGTCCGATTCTGACGCTTGCGGGAGCTGAAGCGGTGGGAGGGAGTCTCGAAAATGTTTTACCGATCGCTGTTGCTCTCGAGATGATTCATACTTTTTCTCTTATTCATGATGATTTGCCGGCGATGGATGACGATGATCTTCGTCGTGGGAAACCGACCAATCACAAAGTTTTTGGTGAAGCGGTTGCAATCTTAGCGGGCGATGCACTTTTGGCGGAAGCTTTTTTGATGATGACGAAGAGAAAAGATTCCATTCCTGCAGATCGTTTTATGGAAGTCATTCACGATATCGCCATCGCATCAGGCGCGCGTGGGATGACCGGCGGTCAAGTGATCGACATGGAAGCCACAGGTCACGAGATTTCTGAACAGAGTGTGGAAGCGATCCATCGTCATAAAACAGGAAAACTTTTAACGGTTTCTGTTGTTGTTGGCGCAAAACTTTCTGGCGCTTCGTCATTGCATCTCAATGCGCTTCAGAAATATGGCGAAGCCATTGGGCTCGCTTTTCAAATTGCGGATGACATTCTCGATCTCGAAGGGACTGAAGAAGAGATTGGAAAAGATGTGAGAAGTGATGTGAGTAACGCAAAGGCGACGTATCCCTCTATTTTTGGTCTTGAAGGTGCACGCGCAAAAGCAAAAAAACTTGTAGATGATGCAATCGGTGCTCTTGAAACTTTTGATGAGCGTGCAGAACCCCTCAGGCTTCTCGCACATTATATTATTGAGAGGCGTAAGTGAATCGAGACCGTGGACCAAACTGACAAGGATTTTCTCGCAGGGGGCCTTTGACTGAGGCGCGTCGATGCAAATCTAAAAGATCGCGCCGACGGAAACAGAAGACGCGAGGAGCAGAACCGCAGCGTCTGTACCCCGAGAGAAAATGCGAAGTCAGTTTGGTTCGGAAATAAAAACATGACACCTGACGATATCAAAAGTTTTTTTGCCGACGAAGATGATCTTCACAAAGAAGACTATTTTTTTCTCACCTATTGGTTTGAAACAAAACTAGATCCTCAAATACAAGCAGCATCGCTCTGTGCGGAGATGTCGACCGCGCAGTGGACATGGAAGAATCAAAACCGCGATCTTCGATTAAAGCATGCTGCAAAAGTGGTGCACTTAGAGATCCTAGAAAAGGCCGCAGGCCCGTCGTTTCGGTCGTCGTTTTCAAAGGGAGATTCTTTTACGCGATGCCTTGTTCGCATTGCCTATCCTCGATTGAATTTTGAAGATGGACTTCCAAATCTTTTGACGGCAGTTGCAGGGGAAGGGCCGTTTTTTTGTTCTGGAATTACATCTTTGAAACTTCTCGATATTGAATTTCCAGAAAGTTATCTCCAACATTTTTCTGGGCCCCGTTTTGGGATTGATGGATTACGGGGCTTCCTTAATATTTATCACCGTCCTCTTTTTTTGGGAGTGGTGAAACCAAATATCGGTCTTACTCCCGAGGAATTTTCAGAGGTCGCTTATTCGTCGTGGCTTGGCGGTCTGGATATTGCCAAGGATGATGAAATGCTCGGCGATGCTGAGTGGTCTCCATTAGAGACGCGTTGTCGTCTTGTGGGAAGAAAGCGGAAAGAAGCTGAGGAAAAAACAGGAACATCGAAGATGTATCTTGCCAATATCACAGACGAAGTTGATCGTCTCTGTAAGCTCCACGATATCGCAGTTCGAGAAGGAGCAAATGCTGTCATGGTGAACTGCATGACGATCGGACTCTCAGCTGTTCGCATGCTTGCTCGACATGCGGCGGTCCCTGTCGTTGGCCACTTTGTCTTTACCGCTGCTTTCTCTCGTCTCCCGTTTTTTGGAGTGTCGAGTGTCGTGATCACAAAGCTTCAGAGGCTTTGCGGGTGCGATCTCATTATCATGCCTGGTTTTGGTGCGCGCATGTTTACGGAAGAGGAAGAGGTCTTAGATAATGTTGATGCGTGTGTTGAAAGCTTTGGTCATGTGAAACGTTCACTTCCAATGCCGGCAGGAAGTGATTGGGCGGGGACGCTTCAATCTGTCTCTGAAAAGATGCGCAATATCGATTTTGGGTTTGGATGTGGTCGCGGTGTTTTCGCGCATCCTTCAGGACCTGAAGCAGGAGCCCAAAGTTTGCATCAAGCGTGGGACGCTATTGTCGAAAAGATTCCACTGGAAGTCTATGCAGAGGATCACCGCGAACTCAAGGAAGCGATCGCTGCCTTTGGTCAGGAAAGGGCGCAGCCCCTGAAGCCATTTATTTCAAAAATTTAGAACATCCTCAATTGTTTATGATGAAATAACAGGCTCAATGACAGACCGCAGAGTTGGCTCACCGATTTCTTCGATTTCATATCGCACCCGCAAACAAGGTTTTTTCAGTTTGATCACGCGCAGCAAATCGATCGGACTTCCGTTGAGCACCATGTCGCAAGGGGTATTGTTGATCGATGTTTCAAGATCGCGAAGTTGTTTCTCGTAGTACCCGAGCGCTGGAATTACTTTTTCGAGGTTTGGATATTTAATGTACGCCTCGCGAATAGAACCAACAGCATAGGTTCGTGGGTCGACGATTTCCGCAGCGCCGTAGCGACCAGCAGCAACAACCGCGGCGCCAAAGCCCATGCCGCCATGAGTGACGGTTGGACCATCTTCAATGCAGAGAACACGAGCGCCCCGAATTTCTTCGGGATCGTCGACTACGATTTTGGAATCCCCTTTGATCACCTTTGCGTCTGCATTGAATTGTTTGATATTGTTCATGACGAGATCAAGTTGTTCGACACTGGCTTCATGATATTTATTAATGACAATGACATCAGCCGTCAGAAAATTTGTTTCTCCTGGATGATACGTTCGCTCATGACCAGCACGAAGTGGATCCACGACCACAATTTCAAGATCTGAATTGAGAAACGGCGTGTCGTTATTCCCCCCATCCCACACCAGCACATCAGCCTCTTTTTCTGCTTCACGGGTGATCCGTTCGTAATCGATGCCAGCATAAATCACGAGTCCTTGATCAATATAGGGTTCAAACTCTTCTCGTTCTTCAATCGTGCAATCGTATTTATCGAGATCGCTGTAGAGCGCAAATCGTTGCATGGCCTGCTTTTCCAGATCGCCATAAGGCATGGGGTGACGAATCGCGACGACACGTTTCCCCATCTCTTTGAGAGTGGTGAGAACTTTACGCGATGTTTGGCTTTTGCCAGATCCGGTGCGAACGGCACAGACAGAAACGACGGGAATATGAGCTTTTACTTGCGTTTTTTGTGGAGCGATCAACGTAAAACTTGCACCTGCAGCGAGCACCTCTGAGCCTTTTTGCATGACATATTCATGAGAGACATCACTGTACGAAAAATAAACTTGGGCAACGCGGTGTTCTCGAATCAAACGTGAGAGATCTTTTTCTGGATAAATCGGAATCCCTTTTGGGTAGAGTGATCCTGCAAGCGAGGGGGGATAGACTCGATCCGCAATTTTGGGAATTTGGGTGGCGGTAAAAGCAACGACATTGTGTTTTTCACTGTTTCGAAAAAAAGTATTGAAATTGTGAAAGTCGCGTCCTGCGGCGCCCATGATGATGACCGGTTTTCGCTCTTGCATAGAGAATCCTTTGTTTGTCATCCTCGCGTAGGCGGGGATCTCTTGAATTTCATGGGATTCCCGCTTTCGCGGGAATGACATAAGTTTTCTTCCTCTATCAGGGCAGCCGCAAGAGATCAAGTTGTGTGGATTTAAAAAAGTGCCGAACTTTTGAGAGGTTAGAGCTGAAATATATCTCGCAACCTTTTGAGGGAAAGTTCGATAAATCACTCAAAGCAGGTCTATACAAAGTTTTTTCCCCATGTTAGGCAAGTTTTCGGAGGTTTTATGTTTGCAGTCGGTGATTCCGGTAAAGTGACCGTAAGTCATGTGAGAATTTTCATTCCTCTCCCATCTCAAAGCAATGCGGTTTCAAGAACTCCATCATTAGAGGAAGAGCAACCAGGATTTTTTCAAAAAGCGGCAACATTGTTGAAACAAGGATTTGCAAATATTGGAAATGCCCATGTTGCTCAAGGAGAAGCATTTGAAAATCCTGAGTTTCGACGAGCATATGCCAAAGGACTTCTTGCACCTTTTAAAATAGTAATAGGTGCGGGAACGGCAAGCACAGGATGTTCATGCGGTGATGAAATCGTTACTCCAGCTCCAGAATCACCCGATAGCGGAGTGTTTCCAGATGCAATGCCACCACCGCCACCAGATGCTGGTCAACCCGATGGCGGTGTTAACGCAGATGCTACTCCCGGTATGGATGCAGCTCCGGTTGATGGTGGCATCGAATGCGATCCTCGTCATTTTACAGACGCGGGAATGCTTCCTCGACAATGTGATTTTGATCACGACGGTATTCTCAACCAAGAAGACAATTGTCCTCGTAACTGGAATGAGCGACAGATTGATACGAATGGAAATGGTTTGGGAGATCCTTGCGATCCGCAGCCAAATCTTCCCGGTATTATTGTTGATGCTTTTATTGTCGGGGATATCAATGACAAAAGTCGAGTTGCCGTCATGCTTTTTGTGCAAGGTGCTCTTCTCGTGGTTCGTGATAATCCGAGTAACGCTGTTCAAAAATGTGTCTCCACGGGAGGACGAGGAATATTGTGTTCCACACAAGGAGCACGTATCCCTCCCGATCCTATTCGAAACGGAACACATGCACGGCCTCAGTCAGGGTTTTCATTCGATACGAATAATATATTTATTACAGAACCGACCAGATGTGACCCTGGTCAACGTGTCCCAGCCTGTTTTGACCCAAATGATGTCGATGGAACCGGTCCAGCAAGAATTTTTATCACAGACAATGAGGCAAATGCGATTCAAAATGGATCAATGCTTCAAGGTCAGCGCGCTGGAGAACCATTACCATCAGAAGTGACATTGCATATTTCCGGAGGTGGCCCAGCTCTTGAGCAAAACTTAGCTGCTTGGGGTGGTTATGCTCTCTCTGGTGAACCTGGGGATCAAACGGGATGGATTCTTGCAAGTGGATTTTCAATGAGCGCTTTTCGGGGATCGGTTTTGATTCCATTCGGGATTTTGACGCCGGGACCGCGAGGGAATCCATCAGGAATTGACATGTATGACGTTCCCCCATTTACCCGTGGAGTTGGACCAATAGCGCTTAGCTCACCGCAAAATCTTGAGCGCGATGGGTCCAGTATTCAAGTTCGGCCTCTTCCAGGAACAACGGAACAAAAGATGTATGTTCTGATGAGCAAAAAAGCAGTTCCAACCGGAGGATCAAGTCTTTTACGTGTCGATCCGCGGCAAGGAGTAGAACAACGTATTTCATTGCTTGGGACGTCTATTGATACTCCAAATGCTCTTCAGATGGATGCCGACGGAGATGTAGCGCTTGTGCCACTTGATGCGCAATCAAATAACAGCGTTCCAACGCTTTCACAGGTTCAATTTTCGGGAACCGGAACAACGACGACGTATGCTGTAAATCCAGTCTATCTTGCTGGTTCAGGGCTTGACGAAGAGCTTCGGGTTCAGGGAAAAATTCTGGATCATATAATGTCATATGGAAATGATTTTTTAATTGAAAGCCAAGGAGAAGGTCAGAAAGTTCCTGGTTATGTCATTGCTCTGAATTTATCGACGTTGACGGCAATGCTTCGTGAGAAGGTCGGTATCGATCCTCATCGTCTGGCAGTGGATTCTGCAACTGATATGATGGCAGTGGCGCATATGGGTTCAACATTGGATATTCGAACTTCAACGACTCCAGGACATTTGATCGGTCGTCCGCATGGAGATCTTTCTGATGGTATCCCAGGAGTCACGATCATCAATCCAGCAGATGCGCTGGGCCGTTAGTTCAAACGTTGACATTCGTGAGCCACATGCTAGCTCGTGTGCATGCAATCGCTGACACTTTCTGCTCCTGCAAAAATAAATACACATCTTCGAATTGTTGGACAACGTGATGATGGTTACCATCTCTTGCAGATGGTGATGGTCAAACTTTCCTTGTCAGATCGCATTACGGTGAGCACAATTTCTCAAGGCATTGAATTTGAAATTGAAGGATCTCAAGATGAAGGGATGAAGGGCGACAAAAATCTCGTCGTTCGTGCGGCCAAAGCATTTTGCGAAATGATAGGGACGAAGCAAGGTGTTCGCATTCATCTTCAGAAAAATATTCCTCTCGGTGCAGGTTTAGCGGGAGGCTCGAGTGATGCCGCAGCAATTCTCCGAGCTCTGAATCAACTATGGAATGTCGGAATGATTTCCGATGAGCTTGCGCGGATTGGTGTTAAACTGGGCGCCGATGTCCCTTTTTTTTGCTATGAAGGAGCAGCTTTTGTGGAAGGAATTGGAGAGAAAGTGGACATCATTCAAAATTTTCCAAAACTTTTTCTCTTACTTTTAAATCCAGGTTTTTCCGTTTCAACTCACCGTATGTTTCAAGTCTTTGATGAAGGTGTAGCTTCGGGGCATTTCCAATTGACACCAAAATGGTCGAATGATAGGTTCCGGCGGCTTTTTAAAGGATTTGAAGAGGTTACAGCCTTTCTTCAGAACGATTTGGAGAAAGTGACCCTCACGGCTCATCCCGAAATCGAAACGATGAAATCGTATCTCGTCACATCTGGAGCAGAAGGGGTGTTGATGTCGGGAAGTGGGCCGACCGTTTTTGGACTTTTTTCTGATCGAAAACAGCGCGATCAGGTTGAAAAGAGGGCTTTGCAGGAACATCGCTGGCAGGTTTTTGCAACGGAAAGTGTTTCATGAACATTACCGATGTTCATATTTTTCCGGTGAATGAAGGAAAATTGAAAGCATTTGCAACGATTACGATTGATGGATCGTTTGTGATTCGAGATGTAAAAGTCATTGAAGGGCATAAAGGATTATTTA
Encoded proteins:
- a CDS encoding GTPase; this encodes MTNKGFSMQERKPVIIMGAAGRDFHNFNTFFRNSEKHNVVAFTATQIPKIADRVYPPSLAGSLYPKGIPIYPEKDLSRLIREHRVAQVYFSYSDVSHEYVMQKGSEVLAAGASFTLIAPQKTQVKAHIPVVSVCAVRTGSGKSQTSRKVLTTLKEMGKRVVAIRHPMPYGDLEKQAMQRFALYSDLDKYDCTIEEREEFEPYIDQGLVIYAGIDYERITREAEKEADVLVWDGGNNDTPFLNSDLEIVVVDPLRAGHERTYHPGETNFLTADVIVINKYHEASVEQLDLVMNNIKQFNADAKVIKGDSKIVVDDPEEIRGARVLCIEDGPTVTHGGMGFGAAVVAAGRYGAAEIVDPRTYAVGSIREAYIKYPNLEKVIPALGYYEKQLRDLETSINNTPCDMVLNGSPIDLLRVIKLKKPCLRVRYEIEEIGEPTLRSVIEPVISS
- a CDS encoding ribulose 1,5-bisphosphate carboxylase — encoded protein: MTPDDIKSFFADEDDLHKEDYFFLTYWFETKLDPQIQAASLCAEMSTAQWTWKNQNRDLRLKHAAKVVHLEILEKAAGPSFRSSFSKGDSFTRCLVRIAYPRLNFEDGLPNLLTAVAGEGPFFCSGITSLKLLDIEFPESYLQHFSGPRFGIDGLRGFLNIYHRPLFLGVVKPNIGLTPEEFSEVAYSSWLGGLDIAKDDEMLGDAEWSPLETRCRLVGRKRKEAEEKTGTSKMYLANITDEVDRLCKLHDIAVREGANAVMVNCMTIGLSAVRMLARHAAVPVVGHFVFTAAFSRLPFFGVSSVVITKLQRLCGCDLIIMPGFGARMFTEEEEVLDNVDACVESFGHVKRSLPMPAGSDWAGTLQSVSEKMRNIDFGFGCGRGVFAHPSGPEAGAQSLHQAWDAIVEKIPLEVYAEDHRELKEAIAAFGQERAQPLKPFISKI
- a CDS encoding septation protein SpoVG → MNITDVHIFPVNEGKLKAFATITIDGSFVIRDVKVIEGHKGLFIAMPSKQRKDGTFRDIVHPIDDRIRDAITEKILAAYKQTVVT
- a CDS encoding exodeoxyribonuclease VII small subunit codes for the protein MSAKKENTPFEHLLTELEGIVRKLESGELTLDDSLAHFEKGISLARACETKLEEAKGTIEKLIVTASGGEKTLPFESENV
- a CDS encoding polyprenyl synthetase; translated protein: MDLTSYLQERKSLIEAELTRSLKDSEIPKTLRQAMTYSLEAGGKRLRPILTLAGAEAVGGSLENVLPIAVALEMIHTFSLIHDDLPAMDDDDLRRGKPTNHKVFGEAVAILAGDALLAEAFLMMTKRKDSIPADRFMEVIHDIAIASGARGMTGGQVIDMEATGHEISEQSVEAIHRHKTGKLLTVSVVVGAKLSGASSLHLNALQKYGEAIGLAFQIADDILDLEGTEEEIGKDVRSDVSNAKATYPSIFGLEGARAKAKKLVDDAIGALETFDERAEPLRLLAHYIIERRK
- a CDS encoding 4-(cytidine 5'-diphospho)-2-C-methyl-D-erythritol kinase encodes the protein MQSLTLSAPAKINTHLRIVGQRDDGYHLLQMVMVKLSLSDRITVSTISQGIEFEIEGSQDEGMKGDKNLVVRAAKAFCEMIGTKQGVRIHLQKNIPLGAGLAGGSSDAAAILRALNQLWNVGMISDELARIGVKLGADVPFFCYEGAAFVEGIGEKVDIIQNFPKLFLLLLNPGFSVSTHRMFQVFDEGVASGHFQLTPKWSNDRFRRLFKGFEEVTAFLQNDLEKVTLTAHPEIETMKSYLVTSGAEGVLMSGSGPTVFGLFSDRKQRDQVEKRALQEHRWQVFATESVS